CTTTCAGTCGGATAAGGACGGAGAGCATGAATTGAGTTCCTCAGTTCCTGCATACTGGACCGAAGCCTTGATGCCGCTTCCTCAATCAGTTTTTTCGCGTGTTCCGGCGAGGCATCCTGCTGTTTCACCGCCGTATCAAGATTCATGACCGCCCCTGCCAGCGACTGCGCAAGGCCATCATGAATTTCCCTTGCAATCCGATTTCGTTCCTCCAAGATTTTATGCTTCTCCTGCTCGGCAATGAGCGCCTTTGACCGCCATATGACTGCGAGTTGGTTTGCCAGGGAAGTGATGGAACGGATATCATCAGTCGAAAAGCTGTGGGTCCTGCTGCGCCCGGCCAGCAGGATTCCTATTGTCTTGTCGTCCAATGTAACCGGCGCATACAGGAGCGACTTAACCGCCGGCGAAAAGAAGTCGGACAGCGGCCCGCCATCCTTTTTGCGGTTCGGGTAAATGACAGTGGAAGATACATGCTGAATATGTTCGGTAGCACGGCCCTCAAGCTTCTTATCTTCAACCCTGCCAGCGGCAATCATCTTTTTCCAGCGGTCCCCGTCTTTCGTGATGAAAAGAACAGCATCCGCTTCCAGCAGGCCCTCAAGCGGTCCCCGGAAATCTTCCATCCATTTTCCAGACGCAATTCCTTTGTTAAGAACCATGCTGACATCATACAGCTGTTTCAGTTTGTTTCTCTGTATACGCAGCCTTGCCGCAGTTGCGCTCAAAAGCGAAAAGCCGACAAGCGGCGAAAAGAAGAAAAAGAATGCAAAAACATCAAAAGGCCCGCGATCTTCACTCCCAAGATTGAACATCAAAACACCATACAGAAAAGATAATGCCATGATGATTGTTTCGGATAATGTTTTCTGTACCCATTGCCGCCGCGTATACTGCTGTGGACGCATGAACAGGACAAGGTCTACCAGCAGGTTGTTAATCCCATAGTAGGAAAGCGTAAATGCCCCAAGATGGACAATCAGAACAAAAAACTGCTCCATTCCTGCGGCTTCTGCGGCCTCCACAGCAGCCGGCGCAATGCTGTAAGCAGCCAGCAGGCTGATTGACAGCAAAGCGGGATTAAAAAACACAACCCGCCATGGCCGCTTTGCCTTTATATTCACCAGCGTAATGACAGCGGCGAAACCGGCGATGACAGCCGGCTGGTCGAACAGGAAGCTGAACGTGTAGATAATTGGAAAGCCGAGCGAGCTCTGCCCTTTTATAAGGCTGATCGGATAGCTCTCGGTTATGCCTATGAACAGTAACAGGATCAAGTAGATCAATATGTTTTCCGGCCGGGAAAAACCGGCTGCTGCATTAATGATGACTATCCATCCCGCAGCTGATATGAAATTGATGAATAATGCCGAGATTTTTTCACGGTCTGCCATCTCTGCCCCCTCCTCTCTTTTTTCTGTCTGATTTTTCTGTCTTTTTATTTTACCAAAAGACGGTTCATGTGGAAAGAATAGCGGAGCATGCAGGCAGAGAAGGTCATGGTTCGGGATGAAGTTTTCAGCATCCGGGATTTTTGGAGAGCACATTCGGGGCGGCCGGTTTTTGAGGATATGATTTTTGGGGATGCCGGTTTGCGGAGGTTTTTCTTGTTAGCGGCTGCGGGTTTTACAAATAAAAGGCCAGAGGTTTTGACGTAAATAGTTCCGGTATATGAGGGAAAATGTAAAAAAACAGTTGGAATAACATCTAAAACTCAGCATCATGAATAGCAGTAACACATAGCAAACAAAAACGCCTGGAAGCGTTCTGTTTTGTTCATGTGTGTCCCCTTATGTTTAAGAAGCTATTTTTCTTTCAAAAGAGGTTACTAATGTTAATTGCTGATTTGCTTTATTCTGCTTTTCCTATATATAAACCATATTGTTACTAATGAAAACAAACCTAAGATTACTTTTCCTTCCCAATTCCATATCAAGACCTGATGAATAGAATATGCTTCTATCACAAGTGAAGGTATTTTTCCTATTGTGCTGGCAAAGGAAAAATTGATAATACCAATTTTACTTATTGCACCCGCTAACGTCACGATACCCGATGGAATAAATGGAAATATTCTAAGGGCAACAATCAAAAAAAATGCTTTTATACCATTTGATTTCGTTAATTCAGTCATGTATTTGTTTTTTATTCTTTTTGTATCCAATAGTTTTTTTATGCCTTTGCGATATAGATAAAAACTAACGATTGCTCCAAGTGCTTCCCCTAAAATGGATAATATCAATCCATTTTCAAAACCAAAGAACTGTATATTGGCGGCAGTAATGAAAAAGCTTGGTACAACACCGAGAACACTAATAATAATATTCAATATAACACTTAATACAAATGCATAATCACCTAATGCCGCCAACAAATTTATGAGGTGCATCTCCAACAGCTTTCTCTCCTTAAATTTCTAATCCCTAACAGTACGTTTAAACACTTTTTACTTATTGAACTATCTCTTCTCTATATACAGCATCAGCAAAAAAACGTTGAAGTGATGCACCTTTTATCACTGTTTATATGTATCCATAGAATAAACGTTTAAGGACTTGACTTGGTCCTCTGTGGTTACGATTTGTCTTGAAAGGCTGAACCAGTTGTTTCATCAGGCAAACGAGCCCTATCATACCCACCTCTCCAAGTAAAGTCCTATCAGAATTCACGTGGTAGTTTATACTCTATCAACTTATTATCGTTGCTACAACAAGGAAAAAGAAGAGACCAAATCATATGCGATTCGGTCTGCTAATTAGTATGCTATTCCGCATGTTTCTCCAGAAAAACGGAACTACTTAGGTTTGACCCACTTACCTTTTATTAGACGAAGACAGAGGTGCAGCTGCCCTTATCCATATTCAAATTGCCCGCTGCTCCGATGTACTTCCTTGCACATCAAAACCGGCTGGCATGCTTTTTATCCTTTTATTTGAATTCTTTCCAGTCAAGACCGCTTTCGTCCAGCAGTTCCTCAAACGACTTGTTCTTTTCCCGTTCTTCCCGCTCGCGGCGGCGTTGTTCCAGCTGCTGCCGGCGCTCATCTTCTTCCTTTGCCTTCAACTCTTTTTTCTTTTCCTGCAATTTCGTCAGGATATCACCTTGCAGATGATCTTTTAATAACCCTTTTTCCTGTTCCTTCTCTCTCGTTCGGCTGTTTTTTCGCTTCTGCACCATAACGCCTCCTTTCCACTCATTCGTCCTTTTCCTGGAGCCGCAAGTTCAAGTTGGGGGTGATGATACGCTCAGGGCTTTTCAATAGAAGGCTATGGCCGCCTGCCCGGCAGTCGATCGTCAATCGCTCATCAAAATAAATCATGTCATGCCTGGCGACCAAAAATGTAAAAGGGCCTGCCGGGAACACTTCATCGAGTCCCTCTTTTTCCCTGGTAAGGGTGAGGGCGGCCGTTCCATCGACACCGCACCCGCAGCCTTCCGTATCATAGATAAGCTTGAAATAGCTGTCTCCGGAACTGCCGGCAACGCCAGCGAGCCTCTCAGCTGCACATTCCGACACTGTAATCTTCATGAGGCTGCATCATCTCCATCCTGTTCTGTCATGTTCTGAGTAGTCCCCATCACACCATCCAATCCAATTTTTCATATTGCAGCGGCCGTATTCAGCCGTCACACGTTCCCCTATTTCTTCACCTGGCACTTTCCGCCCGGCCGGATAATGGAATTCTTCCTGCCTTTCCGTTTCTTCAAGATCTGTGGGATGACCGCTGCGGCTTGTATGTATCAAACTGCTGCCTCCTCCCTGGAAATGAGCTGGAACATCGACACCTTGAGAAGACCTTTATACTTTTTGACATGTTTCATCCTGAGTATATTGAGCCGTCAAAATCGATTTATCTATTTAAAACTCCGGGTGAGTTCATACCCTGCCGCCGGACGTTTTGTCAGCAGGCCTGGGCACTCCAAAGCATAACGGCATCAATTTATCGGCCTTGTTTCTTTTTACCTTATTATACAGTGAACCGTGCCGTAATTTAAGAGCCGGATGAAGAATTTGTTCCGCTTCTTTTAGCAGGCGGCAAGTGCTTCCTGTTGTATATTCTTAATTTTCTGTTTACGATATAGATGATAATACAAAGGAGGCGATGCTAATGAGTGATGTTAAACTTAAAGTAATGGATAACGGTCCTCTTCTTGTCAATGGTGATTTTGAAGTTGTCGATGTGGAAGGGAATGCATTTGAAACCAAAAACTCGGTCTCGCTTTGCCGCTGCGGTTTATCCGGGAACAAGCCGTTTTGCGACGGCGCACACCGCGGCCAATTCGATTCAAAGGTCCGGGCCGAACAGGAGTAGGACTTATAAACAAATGTGCAAGGCGCCCGCTTAGCGGCGTACGCATAAGCGGGGGTACCCGCAGGGAGGTGCTCTTTCCTCCCGGAGGGGATCACCGCTTATGACGATAGCCGCTGGCGCCTGGAGCTGGACGATTCCCTTCTGGCTTTTTATCCGCAACGCTTACATTTTATAATTTCCTCAACAAAGAAAAAGGCTCCTCATCATCAGGAGCCTTTTTAAACCGGTTGATTTTAAAGCGGGATCCGTTACAGGATCCTTTTTAAATAGCTCTGTTAAACAGGCAGGGCTGTTGAATCGACATCGTTTCAAATCAGCAATTACGTTTTACAAAGTTTTTTCAGTAAGTATTCCCGGACTGCCTGTCCGTAACTCCGCTCGTGTCATTCCGGAATGCCTTTTCTTTTTTTGGCGAGGAAACGGGCGAAAAGGCTGAGTAAGGCAAGAATCAATGCAGCTATCACGAGCAGCTCAACATCCCCTGTGATGATGCTGCTGCCGAGAAATGTATATGCAACCGTTCCCGGGATGATGCCGAGGAACGTTGCAGCCATATACCGCCGGAACGGGATGTGGGCTGCTGCCGAACCGTAGCTGACAAGGTCAAAATTCAATACCGGCAATATCCTCAGCATCAATAGATAATAAAAGCCGCGCTTCTCCACCCGTTCTTTAAGGCTTGCCAGCCTGGATGAAGATGAAGTGACATTCAATTTCCAGTTGAATTTTTCCACAACCAGATACGACATGGCGGCGCCCAGCAACGCCCCTGCGAGCGTATAAAAAAAACCTTTGACCGGACCGAATGCCAGGCCGCCCATAACTGTCACAACCGAGGCAGGGAAAAGGGTCAGCGGCCGAACTGCCAGAATCACGATATATACGGCGGAAGAAAATATGCCGAACGAGAGTATCCACTTTCTCAATACCTCCGGGTCCGCCGCGAAAGCATACCGGTTTATTATAGCCAGCACTGCCAGGACGCCCGCAGCCCCCAGCAGTAAATAAATCTTGCGCTTCATCTGAGCAGCTCCTTTTTCTTATCTGCCTATTCGTTTTCTATTTCTTATATACCGCGTACAGCCCGCTGTTAACCGGATAACATTTTTACCCGGTCAGAGTCCCCTGCACTTGGTTTTTTTAGGCCGCCGGCTTCTGGGAGATTTTACAATACCGGCCACTCTGC
The window above is part of the Bacillus marinisedimentorum genome. Proteins encoded here:
- a CDS encoding GAF domain-containing sensor histidine kinase, coding for MADREKISALFINFISAAGWIVIINAAAGFSRPENILIYLILLLFIGITESYPISLIKGQSSLGFPIIYTFSFLFDQPAVIAGFAAVITLVNIKAKRPWRVVFFNPALLSISLLAAYSIAPAAVEAAEAAGMEQFFVLIVHLGAFTLSYYGINNLLVDLVLFMRPQQYTRRQWVQKTLSETIIMALSFLYGVLMFNLGSEDRGPFDVFAFFFFFSPLVGFSLLSATAARLRIQRNKLKQLYDVSMVLNKGIASGKWMEDFRGPLEGLLEADAVLFITKDGDRWKKMIAAGRVEDKKLEGRATEHIQHVSSTVIYPNRKKDGGPLSDFFSPAVKSLLYAPVTLDDKTIGILLAGRSRTHSFSTDDIRSITSLANQLAVIWRSKALIAEQEKHKILEERNRIAREIHDGLAQSLAGAVMNLDTAVKQQDASPEHAKKLIEEAASRLRSSMQELRNSIHALRPYPTERVGLKQAIEAKAAAADSQTPIKVNFQQRGTEYELDSDIEKIMFDIFQESMANAIKHSRAQTIDVLLSYQKNQTLLQISDDGKGFSLLDAMLKAKNGSHFGILNMNEQAENLDAALQIDSKKGEGTVIQFIVPKEKERVELDQRRIGR
- a CDS encoding TVP38/TMEM64 family protein; the encoded protein is MAALGDYAFVLSVILNIIISVLGVVPSFFITAANIQFFGFENGLILSILGEALGAIVSFYLYRKGIKKLLDTKRIKNKYMTELTKSNGIKAFFLIVALRIFPFIPSGIVTLAGAISKIGIINFSFASTIGKIPSLVIEAYSIHQVLIWNWEGKVILGLFSLVTIWFIYRKSRIKQISN
- a CDS encoding DUF3886 domain-containing protein produces the protein MQKRKNSRTREKEQEKGLLKDHLQGDILTKLQEKKKELKAKEEDERRQQLEQRRREREEREKNKSFEELLDESGLDWKEFK
- a CDS encoding iron-sulfur cluster biosynthesis family protein, whose amino-acid sequence is MKITVSECAAERLAGVAGSSGDSYFKLIYDTEGCGCGVDGTAALTLTREKEGLDEVFPAGPFTFLVARHDMIYFDERLTIDCRAGGHSLLLKSPERIITPNLNLRLQEKDE
- a CDS encoding CDGSH iron-sulfur domain-containing protein — translated: MSDVKLKVMDNGPLLVNGDFEVVDVEGNAFETKNSVSLCRCGLSGNKPFCDGAHRGQFDSKVRAEQE
- a CDS encoding TVP38/TMEM64 family protein, with translation MKRKIYLLLGAAGVLAVLAIINRYAFAADPEVLRKWILSFGIFSSAVYIVILAVRPLTLFPASVVTVMGGLAFGPVKGFFYTLAGALLGAAMSYLVVEKFNWKLNVTSSSSRLASLKERVEKRGFYYLLMLRILPVLNFDLVSYGSAAAHIPFRRYMAATFLGIIPGTVAYTFLGSSIITGDVELLVIAALILALLSLFARFLAKKRKGIPE